Proteins encoded by one window of Anaerobacillus sp. CMMVII:
- a CDS encoding phage holin family protein: protein MVTDLLSQVEISEQLAVVVPALMIIGYALKRTPKVADWLIVWICYLLEFLQVDLL from the coding sequence ATGGTAACAGATTTACTCTCACAAGTGGAGATTAGCGAGCAATTGGCAGTTGTAGTTCCAGCTCTTATGATTATTGGATACGCCTTAAAGCGAACACCAAAAGTGGCAGATTGGTTAATTGTTTGGATTTGTTATTTGTTGGAGTTCTTGCAAGTGGATTTACTCTAG
- a CDS encoding Hsp20/alpha crystallin family protein, whose protein sequence is MNKPIADFLKSIDGFFKEAFRNFHFVGGFPVHQYETNSHYIIEAQLPGVKKDQINLDIYSNHLKISVHNSEIIEEKDDISQSYHSTKSYQKAERIIMLPFYISERDVKASYRDGS, encoded by the coding sequence ATGAACAAACCAATAGCAGATTTCCTTAAATCTATCGACGGCTTTTTTAAAGAAGCCTTTCGTAATTTTCATTTCGTAGGAGGTTTTCCAGTACATCAGTACGAAACCAATAGCCACTATATCATCGAAGCACAGCTACCTGGTGTAAAAAAAGATCAAATTAATCTAGATATCTATAGTAATCATCTAAAAATTAGTGTTCACAATTCAGAAATTATTGAAGAAAAAGATGATATTTCTCAAAGTTACCACAGTACAAAATCCTATCAAAAAGCAGAGAGAATTATCATGTTGCCATTTTATATTTCCGAAAGAGATGTGAAAGCTTCTTACCGTGATGGCTCTTAA
- a CDS encoding YppG family protein translates to MFFRNQSHQFPYPHQQQMHPYQYQNHHYYPYGQGPYYPPMPYPGQQVQGQGQVQQQQQPNQSQPVNPQMGMFTGPDGSFDFQKAVNQFDQMIKTVNQVSPIMKQISALFPQKK, encoded by the coding sequence ATGTTTTTCAGAAATCAAAGCCACCAATTCCCTTACCCACACCAACAACAAATGCACCCCTATCAATACCAAAATCACCATTACTATCCTTATGGTCAGGGACCCTATTATCCACCTATGCCCTATCCTGGCCAACAAGTGCAGGGACAGGGACAGGTGCAACAACAACAGCAACCAAACCAATCTCAGCCAGTAAATCCACAAATGGGGATGTTTACTGGTCCAGATGGATCTTTTGATTTCCAAAAAGCAGTAAACCAATTTGACCAAATGATAAAAACAGTAAACCAAGTAAGTCCGATCATGAAACAGATTAGCGCTTTATTTCCACAAAAAAAATAA
- a CDS encoding ATP-binding protein: MSSKIVQLDLGEIPTVSVDEKEMRQLILNIGLNGLEAMKHGGVLTIKTFLNELNQVVLQIKDEGPGIKKEVLDKIGTPFFTTKENGTGLGMAICYSIASRHHAEISVETSNEGTSFFICFSGSTSENKLIGTH, encoded by the coding sequence ATGAGTTCGAAGATCGTTCAATTGGATTTAGGGGAAATTCCTACTGTAAGCGTTGATGAAAAAGAAATGAGGCAATTGATCTTAAATATTGGTTTGAACGGATTAGAAGCAATGAAGCATGGCGGAGTGTTAACAATAAAAACGTTCTTAAATGAATTAAATCAAGTTGTACTCCAGATTAAGGATGAAGGTCCAGGCATCAAAAAAGAAGTACTAGATAAAATCGGGACACCTTTTTTTACAACAAAAGAAAACGGTACCGGATTAGGAATGGCGATTTGCTATAGCATTGCTTCGAGGCATCACGCAGAAATTTCCGTTGAAACGAGTAATGAAGGAACTAGTTTCTTTATCTGTTTTTCAGGAAGTACGTCTGAAAATAAATTAATTGGTACTCATTAA
- a CDS encoding histidine kinase dimerization/phospho-acceptor domain-containing protein, translating into MRSLTNGRYVNVNKSWCDITGYNLEEINSSNGLEIFSADCDIPMDLQGDLSNVKVNYVTKNNEVRVGLLSTEKIFINDETCVLSVITDITERTKLEKEISRLDNLNLVGEMAAGIAHEIRNPMTTVIGFLQIAKNDLGSPLSEQYINLMLSELKRANGIITEF; encoded by the coding sequence ATTCGGTCCTTAACTAATGGTCGTTATGTCAACGTAAACAAAAGTTGGTGTGACATAACTGGATACAATCTAGAAGAGATTAATTCCTCTAATGGTTTAGAAATTTTTTCTGCAGATTGTGATATTCCCATGGACCTACAGGGAGACTTAAGTAATGTCAAGGTAAATTATGTTACGAAGAACAACGAAGTAAGAGTAGGGTTGTTATCAACAGAAAAGATCTTTATAAATGATGAGACTTGTGTATTAAGTGTCATCACCGATATTACAGAGCGAACAAAATTAGAAAAAGAAATCTCAAGGTTAGATAACTTAAATTTAGTAGGTGAAATGGCTGCCGGTATTGCACATGAGATTAGAAACCCAATGACGACAGTGATTGGTTTTCTTCAAATTGCTAAAAATGATTTGGGCTCACCACTATCTGAGCAATATATTAACTTAATGTTATCAGAGCTTAAGCGAGCCAATGGAATTATTACCGAGTTTTAA
- a CDS encoding PleD family two-component system response regulator encodes MDQAKAKVLLVDDRPENLITLEAALIDSKYELVFANSGEEALRYILQNEFAVILLDVQMPGLNGFETAKLIKGRKTSAHIPIIFITALSKANEHIKEGYLNGAVDYIFKPFNRTILKSKVDVFVHIYLKQKQLEYQKNTLAEQQLELKYQYNNLEKLIQDKTKELILSNNELQVTQERFQKIFSSALT; translated from the coding sequence ATGGATCAAGCTAAAGCAAAAGTCTTACTGGTCGATGATCGGCCTGAAAATCTAATAACTTTAGAAGCAGCCTTAATTGATAGCAAATATGAACTCGTATTTGCTAACTCAGGCGAAGAAGCATTGCGTTATATATTACAAAATGAGTTTGCAGTGATTTTGTTAGACGTTCAAATGCCAGGGCTAAATGGATTTGAAACGGCAAAGTTAATTAAAGGGAGAAAAACCTCTGCTCATATTCCAATTATTTTTATTACGGCATTGAGCAAAGCAAATGAACATATAAAAGAGGGCTATTTAAATGGTGCTGTTGATTACATCTTTAAACCGTTTAATCGGACCATACTAAAAAGTAAGGTCGACGTTTTTGTCCATATTTATTTAAAACAGAAACAACTTGAGTATCAAAAAAATACATTAGCAGAACAACAACTGGAGTTAAAATATCAATATAATAATCTTGAAAAACTTATTCAAGACAAGACAAAGGAACTTATTCTAAGTAATAATGAACTTCAAGTTACTCAAGAGCGCTTCCAAAAAATTTTCAGTTCAGCCCTAACCTAA